The Brachyspira sp. SAP_772 genome includes the window TGGCATAAAGGGCTGGCATAAAGGGCGGATATGATGCTGCTGTTAAGTTTATAGACAATATAAAACTATTTTCTCATCTTGTTAATGTGGGAGATGTTAAGAGTTTGGTTGCACACCCTGCTTCTACAACGCATTCTCAATTATCTGAAGAAGAGTTAATAAATGCAGGTATTACCAAAAACTTTATAAGACTTTCTATAGGAATAGAGCATATAGATGATATATTRTATTATCTTGATGAGGCTTTAACTATAGCAAGTAAATAATAAATCAAAAAATAGGGTAAGTTGTGTATGATAGAATATTTTAATTATAATAAARCTTTTAAATTTGAAAACTCTGCTGCTATAGATAATTTAAAAATAGCTTACACTACAAATGGTAAATTAAATGATAAAAAAGATAATGCCATATTAATTTGCCATGCTTTYACAGGGGAYAGYGATGTTCTAACTTGGTGGAGCAATTTTGTTGGCAAGAAAAAAGCTATAGACACAGATAAATATTTTGTAATATGTTCAAATGTGCTTGGAGGCTGCTACGG containing:
- a CDS encoding alpha/beta fold hydrolase; its protein translation is MIEYFNYNKXFKFENSAAIDNLKIAYTTNGKLNDKKDNAILICHAFTGDSDVLTWWSNFVGKKKAIDTDKYFVICSNVLGGCYGTTGPSSKKPNSNLCYGTDFPSFTMKDIVKAQKLLIDYLKINKLYAVVGGSMGGI